Proteins from a single region of Thermococcus sp. EP1:
- a CDS encoding glycine betaine ABC transporter substrate-binding protein codes for MHKSAALIVGSLVLVSFLSGCISEKEEVPTIVIGSKPFNEQYILAHMIALLLENNGYKAEVKEGLGGTLVNYEALKKGQIHIYVEYTGTAYNNILKLDPPENWDPDYVYEKSKEEMLSRDGVLTVVKLGFRDDYAIAVKKEFAEKNGLQKLSDLAPYAPNMVLGTDPEFATRPDGLPRIKEVYGFTFGDVKQMEPTLMYEAIKNDQVDAISAYTTDARVDLFGLKILEDDKGALPPYDAVILVKKDFADKYPEIIEILKKLEGLIDTDTMRVLNYKYDVEKKDAREIAKEFLIEKGLISG; via the coding sequence ATGCACAAATCAGCTGCTTTGATTGTAGGAAGCTTGGTTTTGGTTTCTTTTCTAAGTGGGTGCATAAGTGAAAAAGAAGAAGTCCCTACAATAGTTATTGGCTCTAAACCATTCAATGAACAGTACATTTTGGCCCATATGATAGCTCTCCTCTTAGAGAATAATGGCTATAAGGCTGAGGTAAAAGAGGGGCTTGGTGGGACACTAGTAAATTATGAAGCATTGAAGAAGGGCCAAATTCATATTTATGTTGAGTACACTGGAACAGCATACAATAATATCCTTAAACTTGATCCTCCAGAAAATTGGGATCCTGATTATGTATATGAGAAGAGTAAAGAGGAAATGCTCAGTCGTGATGGTGTTTTAACGGTTGTAAAATTAGGTTTTAGAGACGACTATGCGATAGCTGTGAAGAAAGAATTTGCTGAGAAAAACGGCCTTCAAAAGTTGAGTGATTTAGCTCCATATGCTCCCAACATGGTTTTGGGTACAGATCCAGAATTTGCTACGAGACCAGACGGGTTGCCGAGGATTAAAGAGGTATATGGTTTCACATTTGGGGATGTTAAACAGATGGAACCCACATTAATGTATGAAGCTATAAAGAACGACCAAGTAGATGCAATTTCTGCTTACACCACAGATGCACGTGTTGATCTATTTGGTCTTAAGATACTTGAGGACGATAAAGGTGCCTTACCTCCCTATGATGCAGTTATACTTGTAAAGAAAGATTTTGCTGACAAATATCCTGAAATTATTGAAATTCTTAAGAAACTTGAGGGACTTATCGATACTGACACAATGAGAGTATTGAACTACAAATACGATGTAGAGAAAAAAGATGCTAGGGAGATAGCAAAAGAGTTTTTAATCGAAAAGGGCCTTATAAGTGGCTGA
- a CDS encoding ABC transporter ATP-binding protein, translated as MLFNKIENVKLKNVTKRYGNFKAVDNVSLEVVGGELLILIGPSGSGKTTLLRTINRLVEPDEGEIFINGKNVKEFDVVELRRSIGYVIQQIGLFPHMTVKENIALLPRLEGWSEEEIENRVNELLDLVALPREFANRYPHQLSGGQQQRVGLARALALNPPLLLMDEPFGALDPILRKQLQEEFAKIKETLGRTIVFVTHDIEEAFRLGDRIAIMRKGKLIQVGYPDELVLNPANEFVARLVNADKKFKHLDTLKVRDLMMPVEPYLVEAGGKNQLIKWMKEKDVEFAVLVDRGVLKGIVELKTLLISKDLEKVIKQPMTFSPEDSLASALAEMKMKNTFLGIVVKRERPVGILLASEVLLKLL; from the coding sequence ATGCTCTTTAATAAAATAGAAAATGTTAAACTCAAAAATGTGACAAAACGTTATGGGAATTTTAAAGCTGTTGATAACGTTAGTCTAGAAGTAGTTGGAGGTGAGCTTCTTATACTAATTGGACCAAGCGGTTCAGGGAAGACAACACTTTTGAGAACTATAAATAGACTTGTCGAGCCAGATGAAGGTGAGATCTTCATAAACGGGAAAAATGTGAAAGAATTTGATGTGGTGGAACTTAGGAGAAGTATAGGCTATGTAATTCAACAGATCGGTCTTTTTCCACATATGACAGTTAAAGAAAATATTGCTCTTCTTCCAAGACTTGAAGGATGGAGTGAGGAGGAAATTGAAAATAGAGTGAATGAACTTTTAGATCTTGTTGCCCTTCCAAGAGAGTTTGCTAACCGTTATCCTCATCAGCTAAGTGGAGGGCAGCAACAGCGTGTTGGTCTTGCTAGGGCGTTGGCTTTAAACCCGCCCTTACTTCTAATGGATGAACCATTTGGTGCTTTGGATCCTATCTTAAGGAAACAGCTTCAAGAGGAGTTTGCTAAGATAAAAGAGACCCTCGGGAGAACAATAGTGTTTGTAACACACGATATAGAAGAGGCCTTTAGACTAGGAGATAGAATTGCTATAATGAGGAAAGGTAAGCTTATTCAAGTTGGATATCCTGATGAACTGGTTTTAAATCCAGCCAACGAGTTTGTGGCTAGACTTGTAAATGCTGATAAAAAGTTTAAGCATCTTGACACTCTAAAAGTCAGGGACCTAATGATGCCTGTTGAACCTTATTTGGTGGAAGCTGGAGGGAAAAATCAGTTAATAAAATGGATGAAAGAAAAGGATGTTGAATTTGCTGTTCTCGTTGATAGAGGAGTGTTAAAAGGGATCGTAGAGCTTAAGACACTCTTGATCTCAAAAGATTTGGAGAAGGTAATTAAACAGCCCATGACGTTTTCGCCAGAGGACTCACTAGCTTCTGCTCTCGCTGAGATGAAAATGAAAAACACCTTTTTGGGTATTGTAGTGAAAAGAGAGAGACCGGTGGGGATACTCCTTGCAAGTGAAGTACTTCTAAAACTTTTGTGA
- a CDS encoding ABC transporter permease, producing MDVQWVWESQKLTQRTIEHLRIFSISLLLAILIGVALGLFLYRRPKLASLTLNILNVVETIPTLALLVLFLPILGIGEKPTIAASVLYSILPIARNTYTGLTTVERSYLEVAEAIGLSDREILMKVRFPLALPLIAAGVRIAVVFTMGVVTLGGLIAAGGLGAPIQTGIHLYDKEIIIVAGLWVGILALLLDGIAALIEKYLRRRYRGGD from the coding sequence ATGGACGTTCAGTGGGTGTGGGAGAGTCAAAAGCTAACTCAGAGAACGATAGAGCATCTGAGAATATTTAGTATCTCTTTGTTATTGGCTATACTCATAGGTGTTGCTTTAGGCCTATTCCTTTATCGTAGACCAAAACTTGCTTCATTAACTCTGAATATACTAAATGTGGTTGAAACAATCCCAACATTGGCTCTTCTTGTATTATTTCTTCCTATCTTGGGTATTGGAGAAAAACCTACTATAGCAGCTTCTGTACTCTATTCTATCCTCCCTATAGCGAGAAACACTTACACTGGATTAACAACGGTTGAGAGAAGTTACTTGGAGGTTGCTGAGGCAATAGGTCTAAGTGATAGGGAAATATTGATGAAGGTGAGGTTTCCATTGGCTTTACCTTTAATTGCAGCTGGGGTTAGGATAGCTGTCGTTTTTACGATGGGTGTGGTGACATTGGGTGGCCTGATAGCTGCTGGAGGTCTTGGGGCTCCAATTCAGACAGGCATCCACCTCTATGATAAGGAAATAATAATTGTCGCTGGTCTGTGGGTGGGAATCCTTGCGTTACTCTTAGACGGTATTGCAGCTTTGATTGAAAAGTACTTAAGGAGGCGTTATCGTGGTGGGGATTGA
- a CDS encoding ABC transporter permease, with product MVGIERILSAFSEHIVLTYVSLFVSISVGIPLAVLALKSKRLASIIMGFANLVQAIPSFAVVAIVVPLLGIGFTPAIFAIFLRALLPIVKNTYVGLSEVDEAMIDAAEGIGLTEWEIIRHVRFPHAYPAMFAGIKFAAVLANSIAILTAIIGSGGLGRLVFEGLASFNTDKILAGSIPAILMAVFIDVSFSYVEKKITPEGIGSE from the coding sequence GTGGTGGGGATTGAAAGAATTTTAAGTGCTTTCAGTGAACACATTGTTCTAACGTACGTCTCACTCTTTGTAAGTATCTCGGTTGGAATTCCTCTTGCAGTACTGGCACTTAAAAGCAAAAGACTTGCATCGATCATAATGGGGTTTGCGAACTTGGTACAGGCCATTCCCAGCTTTGCTGTTGTTGCAATAGTGGTGCCACTTCTTGGCATAGGGTTCACTCCTGCAATCTTTGCAATATTTCTCAGGGCCCTGCTTCCAATAGTCAAAAACACCTATGTGGGTCTTAGTGAGGTAGATGAAGCTATGATTGATGCCGCTGAGGGTATAGGGTTAACTGAATGGGAGATAATTCGCCATGTTCGCTTTCCCCATGCCTATCCAGCAATGTTTGCAGGTATAAAATTCGCAGCAGTTTTAGCTAACTCAATAGCAATCTTAACGGCTATAATTGGTTCTGGCGGTCTTGGAAGGCTGGTTTTTGAGGGTTTGGCAAGCTTTAACACAGATAAAATCTTAGCAGGCTCAATTCCTGCTATTCTTATGGCAGTTTTTATAGATGTAAGTTTCTCTTATGTTGAGAAGAAGATAACTCCTGAGGGAATTGGGAGTGAATGA
- a CDS encoding ferritin family protein codes for MVIPMVEPLVKKAADVENEAAKSYTEGLAKLRGQGLKYTDVEAVVSKIAVDTIVHKHLMKAILEAQKELEKVRKGYEHVKEPMEIEMGKEQGFLVKRFAEMHLEIEKDMIETYQKMAEKMTHPLFKGLAEALVENEKEHHKLLKELIEKHKD; via the coding sequence GTGGTGATTCCGATGGTCGAACCTCTTGTAAAAAAAGCAGCGGATGTTGAGAATGAAGCTGCTAAAAGCTATACTGAAGGGCTTGCGAAATTAAGAGGCCAAGGTTTGAAGTACACAGATGTTGAGGCGGTTGTAAGTAAGATAGCTGTTGACACAATTGTCCATAAACACTTGATGAAAGCTATTCTAGAAGCACAAAAAGAGCTCGAAAAAGTGAGAAAAGGGTATGAACATGTTAAAGAGCCTATGGAGATAGAAATGGGCAAAGAACAGGGTTTTCTTGTAAAGAGATTTGCCGAAATGCATCTTGAAATTGAAAAGGATATGATCGAAACATATCAAAAAATGGCCGAAAAGATGACTCATCCCCTCTTTAAAGGACTAGCAGAAGCTCTTGTTGAAAATGAAAAGGAGCACCACAAACTTCTAAAGGAACTCATAGAAAAGCATAAAGATTGA
- a CDS encoding ferritin family protein: MLGLNPISISREKSLSKEEIAQALRWAIIAELDAITFYEQFATLIEDENIKKVFLDVAKEEKAHVGEFMALLLNLDPEQLNELKDGFEEVEELTGIKTEVNYPSLSEEVFPPKR, encoded by the coding sequence ATGTTGGGATTAAACCCTATTTCGATATCTCGTGAAAAATCCCTATCAAAAGAAGAAATTGCTCAGGCCCTAAGATGGGCCATCATCGCAGAACTAGATGCCATAACATTCTATGAACAATTTGCAACATTAATAGAAGACGAAAACATAAAGAAAGTATTTTTAGATGTGGCAAAAGAAGAAAAAGCCCATGTAGGAGAGTTCATGGCTCTTCTGCTTAATCTAGATCCTGAACAGCTTAATGAACTTAAGGATGGTTTCGAAGAAGTTGAAGAATTAACGGGAATTAAAACAGAAGTGAACTACCCCTCCCTTTCGGAAGAGGTCTTCCCGCCCAAAAGATAA
- a CDS encoding ferritin family protein produces the protein MNELEALAIALEVEKAELKFYIEMAKKASDEKAKKMFLFLAHEEAEHWDIFEKNFINKLVEKCELPSVTKEMFETLIPKYEGELSEVKAVEIGMEQEKRTWEFYEKAAEEAKDKNVRKIFDELAKVEKSHYELLKAQYDSVMKTGIWMDYQDFSLEVD, from the coding sequence ATGAACGAACTTGAAGCTTTAGCGATAGCTTTAGAGGTAGAAAAAGCCGAATTAAAGTTTTATATTGAGATGGCCAAAAAAGCAAGTGATGAAAAGGCCAAAAAGATGTTTCTCTTCTTGGCACATGAAGAAGCTGAACACTGGGATATTTTTGAGAAAAATTTTATCAATAAACTTGTAGAAAAGTGTGAACTCCCCTCCGTTACCAAAGAGATGTTTGAAACGTTAATCCCAAAATATGAAGGAGAACTAAGTGAAGTCAAGGCTGTGGAAATAGGAATGGAACAGGAAAAAAGGACTTGGGAATTTTATGAGAAAGCTGCAGAGGAAGCTAAGGACAAAAATGTGAGAAAAATATTCGATGAACTTGCAAAAGTTGAAAAATCCCATTATGAACTTCTTAAGGCCCAATACGATTCTGTTATGAAAACTGGCATCTGGATGGATTATCAAGACTTCAGTCTTGAGGTAGATTAG
- a CDS encoding GNAT family N-acetyltransferase: MRITRVRTPLELKDELVKFVFRVYQGTNGAYPALEWVENKPSIDDFEGFKRVYEPFLEFRLGKEFDELYLGTEEEKVIGTIALVYNLEGKDVWWVPEDIKDEETGLIEFFMVDPAYKGKGYGSQLLEFAVERLRELKKEPYIITFPNLEAYSYYLKKGFKKIMDYKEFVVLKKE; encoded by the coding sequence ATGAGAATAACTAGGGTTAGAACTCCATTAGAACTTAAAGATGAGTTGGTAAAGTTTGTTTTCCGCGTCTATCAAGGAACCAATGGAGCATATCCAGCCCTTGAATGGGTAGAAAATAAACCAAGTATAGATGATTTTGAGGGCTTTAAGAGAGTATATGAGCCATTCCTTGAGTTTAGACTTGGAAAAGAGTTTGATGAACTGTATTTGGGAACTGAAGAAGAGAAAGTCATTGGTACCATAGCTCTCGTTTACAATCTTGAAGGCAAAGATGTGTGGTGGGTGCCAGAGGATATCAAAGATGAAGAGACAGGTCTTATAGAGTTTTTCATGGTGGATCCTGCATACAAAGGTAAGGGCTACGGTTCACAGCTTCTTGAATTTGCCGTGGAACGTTTAAGAGAATTGAAAAAAGAGCCATATATAATAACGTTTCCAAATCTCGAAGCTTATAGCTACTATCTAAAGAAGGGTTTCAAAAAGATCATGGACTACAAAGAGTTCGTAGTGCTGAAGAAAGAATAA
- a CDS encoding PUA domain-containing protein → MELHYRRALPQELELITKEAEKFGELKHNFFGVVEGKFIDIYAVNEKIWREIEDLKIHPYSFGTFVGTIKKDKNLVEKFYPNIEFFYFVEIKKNYAILKPKPAFLFTTGKDVPKNGVREYVWQGSKKIVVMNEEGIILGLGLINPQSERKFIKNITDIGEFIRRHR, encoded by the coding sequence ATGGAGCTCCATTATAGAAGGGCATTACCACAAGAGCTTGAACTAATAACAAAAGAAGCAGAAAAGTTTGGAGAGCTGAAACATAACTTCTTTGGTGTAGTTGAGGGAAAATTTATAGACATTTATGCTGTAAATGAAAAGATTTGGAGAGAAATAGAAGACTTAAAAATACACCCCTACTCTTTTGGAACATTTGTTGGGACGATTAAAAAGGATAAGAACCTCGTTGAGAAATTTTACCCTAACATCGAGTTCTTTTACTTTGTAGAGATAAAGAAAAACTATGCAATTTTGAAACCCAAACCGGCATTTCTCTTTACTACAGGAAAAGATGTTCCAAAGAATGGGGTTAGGGAATACGTCTGGCAGGGCAGTAAAAAAATAGTCGTTATGAACGAAGAAGGCATAATTCTTGGACTAGGCTTAATAAATCCCCAAAGCGAAAGAAAATTTATCAAAAATATTACTGATATAGGAGAGTTTATTAGAAGACACCGTTGA
- a CDS encoding YkgJ family cysteine cluster protein has protein sequence MRFKPRPLTRDVNFECKFCLDCCRGRFIYLTLSDIEKIINHGHDPQEFMLLTAEGERIRFVLAYREWDLGCIFHDPETGKCKIHDYNPLVCQIYPFMVSHKPLGIEGEEPFEYNGEKFWLYYDENCPGLGEGGNVITREQIAELGIKFHREFKKTDLDSLNRLLNGGENGAPL, from the coding sequence GTGCGGTTCAAACCAAGACCATTAACAAGGGACGTAAACTTTGAGTGTAAATTCTGCCTTGATTGTTGTCGGGGTAGATTTATCTATTTAACCCTTTCAGATATTGAGAAAATAATAAACCATGGTCATGACCCACAAGAATTCATGCTTTTAACTGCAGAAGGAGAAAGGATCCGCTTCGTACTTGCATACAGGGAATGGGATTTGGGGTGCATCTTTCACGATCCAGAAACAGGGAAATGCAAAATCCACGATTACAACCCTTTAGTCTGCCAGATCTATCCGTTCATGGTCTCTCACAAACCCCTTGGCATTGAAGGGGAGGAACCGTTTGAGTACAATGGAGAAAAGTTTTGGCTTTATTATGACGAGAATTGCCCTGGACTCGGAGAGGGAGGAAACGTTATAACAAGAGAACAGATAGCCGAGCTAGGCATAAAATTCCACAGAGAGTTTAAGAAAACTGATTTAGATAGTTTAAACAGACTTCTGAATGGTGGCGAGAATGGAGCTCCATTATAG
- a CDS encoding M1 family aminopeptidase, producing the protein MKARSVVVVFLVTFIVMCISPSYTFDKFQFSKTDNAKLLFERSKEFIWGNSSISLEITFDGWNAIISGIQEVELSLTSPTLVTFFFENSSILNVNIKKIEVYGAKATMEAFYDGRYGLLLLNVSPNKSRQKIRIFYTSHYQPLLDVYMRDLIEWHLKSTKDYFYIPPEAYMLLSKLKGNFTINVESYPANYMLAGILKLPNNKYKPLLPERGTFYANGGRFYILLGRWDIYKKNIVIDGKNVNVVALTDEGEWTVDELAKILKIYSSRLIPYPYDEFIYIRIKGHRSETEGFGLYEGAVGTQFKSVIPHEAAHNWFGIYAELGLLDESFATYTSSFYNMTSEQLDYWEGICLSSRDWTPIVDINAVTRKHQTNLYQRGGFILRSLQFVVGDEIFFEGLRELLKICHVRDCTQTEETLNLIKEIYENLTEQNLDWFFKEWFYTADYPNFTVSSLKITQNSGYYTLILNITEENGFAMPLEVRIVTLAENITKRILVNGSSFLEVKTKERPIMIILDPNDWMANINGSSYRINWEKLTFEKIEKKEREINGVKIVIN; encoded by the coding sequence ATGAAAGCACGTTCTGTTGTAGTAGTCTTTTTAGTAACTTTCATAGTCATGTGCATCAGTCCTTCATATACATTCGATAAGTTCCAATTTTCAAAAACAGACAATGCTAAGCTCCTTTTTGAAAGAAGCAAGGAATTTATCTGGGGTAATAGCAGTATTTCTTTAGAGATAACTTTTGATGGTTGGAATGCAATCATCAGTGGGATTCAAGAGGTTGAGCTCTCTTTAACATCTCCGACTCTTGTTACCTTCTTCTTCGAAAACTCCTCTATTCTGAATGTGAACATTAAGAAAATCGAGGTCTACGGTGCAAAAGCAACCATGGAAGCGTTTTATGATGGAAGATACGGCCTTTTGCTGCTCAATGTGAGCCCCAATAAAAGTAGACAAAAGATTAGGATTTTCTATACTTCGCATTATCAGCCTTTATTGGACGTATATATGAGAGATCTAATTGAGTGGCACTTGAAATCTACTAAAGACTACTTCTACATTCCCCCTGAGGCTTATATGTTACTTTCAAAGCTGAAGGGAAACTTCACAATCAACGTGGAATCTTACCCAGCGAACTATATGCTTGCTGGTATTTTAAAGCTCCCAAACAACAAATACAAGCCACTTCTTCCAGAAAGGGGTACTTTTTACGCTAATGGTGGAAGATTTTACATCCTTCTTGGAAGATGGGATATTTACAAGAAGAACATCGTGATTGATGGAAAAAATGTAAATGTGGTGGCTCTTACTGATGAGGGAGAATGGACTGTTGATGAGCTTGCAAAAATTCTTAAAATATATTCCTCTCGTCTTATTCCATATCCATACGATGAGTTCATTTACATAAGGATCAAAGGGCATAGAAGTGAAACCGAGGGATTTGGACTCTATGAAGGAGCAGTGGGGACACAGTTTAAGAGTGTTATCCCCCATGAGGCTGCTCACAATTGGTTCGGAATTTATGCAGAGCTTGGACTTTTGGATGAGTCCTTCGCAACATACACTTCCTCCTTTTACAACATGACATCTGAGCAACTGGACTATTGGGAGGGAATATGCCTCAGCTCAAGGGATTGGACCCCAATAGTTGATATTAACGCTGTTACAAGAAAGCACCAAACCAATCTCTATCAGAGGGGTGGCTTTATTCTCCGATCTCTCCAGTTTGTTGTTGGAGACGAAATATTCTTCGAAGGGCTTAGAGAACTCCTTAAGATCTGCCACGTTAGAGATTGCACTCAAACTGAAGAAACACTAAACTTGATCAAGGAAATCTATGAAAATCTGACTGAGCAGAATTTGGACTGGTTCTTCAAGGAGTGGTTCTATACAGCAGATTATCCAAACTTCACAGTCTCCAGCTTGAAAATCACCCAAAATAGTGGTTATTATACTCTAATACTTAACATCACCGAAGAAAACGGCTTTGCAATGCCTCTGGAAGTGAGAATTGTAACATTGGCGGAGAACATAACGAAGAGAATCCTTGTGAATGGCTCATCTTTTCTGGAGGTTAAAACCAAGGAGAGACCCATAATGATAATTTTAGACCCCAATGACTGGATGGCTAATATTAATGGCTCCTCTTATAGAATTAACTGGGAAAAACTCACATTTGAGAAAATCGAGAAAAAAGAAAGGGAAATTAATGGAGTTAAAATAGTCATAAACTGA
- a CDS encoding tRNA uridine(34) 5-carboxymethylaminomethyl modification radical SAM/GNAT enzyme Elp3 translates to MEEKYQKACEEIAKVLISGEIKDRNELNKFKVKIARKYHLSKLPTNSDILRVMNKEDREKFKDFLKKKPTRTISGVAVVAMMTKPFPCPHGRCIYCPGGPSEGSPQSYTGKEPSALRALQNVYHPYLIMINRLKQLYDIGHDIDKVEVIIQGGTFPAVDLDYQEWFIKEAFKAMNDFPHFKDIENLEEKIRKAVLFGDIDKDPLFKAAWERTHKKPYYYLEEEQRKNEKAKVRMVGLTIETRPDWAMEKHIDRMLKLGTTRVELGVQTVFNFIYERVKRGHTVEETIKATQLLKDAGLKINYHMMPGLPGSSFERDLESFKIIFKDDRFRPDMLKIYPTLVTRDTLLYKWYKEGKYRPYTTEEAVELLVEVYKLLPKWVRIMRIQRDIPVQLVEAGVKHSNLGQLVFNELVKRGIRPREIRFREVGHVMQKFGIEPEVEHIKLLREDYEASEGHEIFLSFEDVKNDILIGFIRLRIPSEKAHRKEINCCPSAIVRELHVYGPLVPIGGRPKYEWQHRGYGKELLAEAERIAFEEFDRKKMLIISGVGVRGYYRKFGYRKDGPYVSKRLDKKGYANFTKSREFDGHLNT, encoded by the coding sequence ATGGAAGAGAAATATCAAAAAGCCTGTGAGGAAATTGCAAAGGTCTTAATAAGTGGTGAGATTAAAGATAGGAACGAGCTTAACAAATTTAAGGTAAAAATCGCGAGAAAATACCATCTAAGCAAACTTCCAACTAATTCGGACATTCTTAGAGTGATGAATAAAGAGGATAGGGAAAAGTTCAAGGACTTCCTCAAAAAGAAACCAACTCGTACAATAAGCGGTGTGGCCGTTGTTGCTATGATGACTAAACCCTTCCCCTGTCCCCATGGTAGATGTATCTATTGCCCGGGAGGGCCAAGTGAAGGTTCTCCTCAAAGTTATACCGGAAAAGAGCCCTCTGCTCTTAGAGCTCTCCAAAATGTTTACCATCCTTATCTCATAATGATAAATCGCCTCAAGCAACTCTACGATATAGGTCACGATATCGATAAAGTAGAAGTCATAATTCAGGGAGGAACCTTCCCTGCAGTTGATCTAGATTACCAGGAATGGTTCATTAAAGAGGCCTTCAAAGCTATGAATGACTTTCCACATTTCAAAGACATTGAAAACCTTGAGGAAAAGATAAGGAAGGCAGTTCTCTTTGGAGATATTGATAAAGATCCACTCTTTAAAGCAGCCTGGGAAAGAACACACAAGAAACCTTACTACTATCTCGAAGAGGAGCAGAGGAAAAATGAAAAGGCAAAGGTTAGAATGGTTGGATTGACAATAGAAACTAGGCCCGATTGGGCTATGGAGAAACACATTGACAGGATGCTCAAACTCGGTACCACAAGAGTTGAACTTGGAGTTCAGACGGTTTTCAATTTCATCTATGAGAGAGTTAAGAGAGGTCACACCGTTGAGGAGACAATTAAAGCAACTCAGCTACTCAAAGACGCTGGCCTTAAAATCAACTACCATATGATGCCTGGCCTGCCGGGAAGTAGTTTTGAACGAGATCTGGAGTCATTTAAGATTATATTTAAAGACGATCGGTTTAGGCCAGATATGCTCAAGATTTACCCTACTCTGGTTACAAGAGATACTCTCCTCTATAAATGGTATAAAGAAGGCAAATACAGACCTTATACAACTGAAGAAGCCGTAGAGCTCCTAGTTGAAGTTTATAAACTCCTTCCAAAGTGGGTCAGGATTATGAGAATTCAGAGAGATATACCCGTACAACTCGTGGAAGCCGGAGTAAAGCATTCCAATTTGGGCCAACTTGTGTTTAACGAACTTGTGAAAAGAGGAATAAGACCCAGAGAGATTCGCTTTAGAGAAGTTGGTCATGTGATGCAGAAGTTTGGAATAGAGCCTGAAGTGGAACACATCAAACTTTTGAGAGAGGATTATGAGGCAAGTGAAGGTCACGAGATATTCCTGAGCTTTGAAGATGTGAAGAACGACATATTAATTGGTTTCATAAGGCTTAGAATTCCAAGTGAAAAGGCCCATAGAAAAGAAATTAATTGTTGCCCATCTGCAATAGTCAGAGAACTCCATGTCTATGGACCGCTTGTGCCAATAGGAGGAAGACCAAAATATGAATGGCAACACAGGGGATATGGAAAGGAACTTTTAGCTGAGGCGGAGAGAATAGCCTTTGAAGAATTTGACAGAAAGAAAATGCTTATCATAAGTGGTGTTGGTGTTAGGGGGTACTACAGAAAGTTCGGCTACCGCAAGGATGGGCCCTATGTAAGTAAGAGACTTGATAAAAAGGGATATGCCAACTTCACAAAAAGCAGAGAATTCGATGGACACTTGAATACCTAA